One Candidatus Zixiibacteriota bacterium genomic window, CGAATTACGCAATGGTGCCCCACCGCTTGCGGTGGGATCATTTTATCCAAAGCACATAGGAAATGGTCGATCGGTCGCCGCCAATCCCTTCCTCACCCCATCGCCGACAACCGAATCAGCTCCTTGCTCACCGTATAAGGGTCAGTCTTCCCCTCGTAAATCTCCCCCACCACTTTTTCAATATCGACCATTCGGGTCAATTTTTCTCGCACTACCACATTTATCTGCGCCGTCACGATACTGACAATCTTCTTCCGAATCTGCTCCCGCCGATGTTTATCAAACTGCCCGGAACTGCGCAGGTAGGCAAGATGCTTTTCGATCTTACTTTGAAGCCGGTCGATATTCTTGTTGTTTATTGCCTCGGTCATCACCACCGGCAACTCCCAGTCTTGCTTCTCTCTCTTTATCTCCAGAATCATATTCAATTCCGCCGCGATATTTTCCGCCCCCGGTCGGTCCGATTTATTCAGCGCAAAGATATCGGCAATCTCCATCAGCCCCGCTTTCAGCGCCTGCACGGCATCGCCCGATTCCGGCACCAGCGTCACCACCACCGTATCGCAGGTGTCGATAATGTCGAGTTCCACCTGTCCCACTCCGACCGTTTCGATAAGGACATAGTCAAACCCGAAAGCATCCAGCGCCACCGCGGCATTTCCGGTCGCCGCCGCCAGCCCGCCGGTCGAGCCGCGCGTCGCCATCGAGCGGATATAGACCGTCCCATCCGACGGCATATCGACCATTCTGATTCGGTCGCCCAGAAGCGCCCCCCCCGTGAAGGGCGAGGTCGGGTCAACCGCGATAATTCCGACTTTTTTCCCCTGCCCGAGAAGCATTTTGGCGATACTGTTGACCAGCGACGACTTTCCCGCCCCCGGCGGCCCGGTAAATCCAATCTTCAGCGCCTTCCCCGAACGGGGATAAAGTCGCGCCAAAATGTCCTGATAGCCATCAGTCCGGTCTTCAAT contains:
- the meaB gene encoding methylmalonyl Co-A mutase-associated GTPase MeaB — protein: MTVLERFLGGDQSALARIITIIEDRTDGYQDILARLYPRSGKALKIGFTGPPGAGKSSLVNSIAKMLLGQGKKVGIIAVDPTSPFTGGALLGDRIRMVDMPSDGTVYIRSMATRGSTGGLAAATGNAAVALDAFGFDYVLIETVGVGQVELDIIDTCDTVVVTLVPESGDAVQALKAGLMEIADIFALNKSDRPGAENIAAELNMILEIKREKQDWELPVVMTEAINNKNIDRLQSKIEKHLAYLRSSGQFDKHRREQIRKKIVSIVTAQINVVVREKLTRMVDIEKVVGEIYEGKTDPYTVSKELIRLSAMG